Genomic window (Magnetospirillum sp. WYHS-4):
TTGGCCTTGTAGGCTTCTGACTTTTCGGGAGTGCGGGAGTGGTAATAGGCGGCGGCCTGGGTCCAGGAATCGGTCTCCTCATAGAGCTGGCGCAGGAACGACGCGGCATAAGCCATGTTGGCCGCCGGGTCGAAGGCGTGTTCGATGGTGCCGAAGGCCTCGCCGTGGTGGCCCAGGTTGATCTGCATGCAGCCGACGTCGATGTTCGTCACCCCGCGCGCCTTCAGGCGCTTCACCTCGGCAATCGCCGCCTCGCGGGTGGGAAAGAATTGCCCGTCGCCGCCCGATGTCACGGTCCAGGGCCAGGCGTAGCTCTCGCGGCGGGCTTCGTCCCAGCGGCCGGTCTCGGCCAGGGAAACCGCGAAAAGAAGGTTTTCCGGCATGCTGGCCATGCGCTCCTGGCGACCCGCGGCTTCCCGGCAGATATCCTGGGGTGCCGGCGCCGCCAGGGCGCCGCTTGCCGCCATGACCATCAATGCTGCCGCGATGCGTATCATGATCCGTCCCGTCGTCCGATTGCCTGGAGGAACATAAGCAAGGGGCGTGCCAGATCAGGGGCGCAGGGACTCGACGGGAAGGGCGGTCAGGATGGCGATCAGCCGCGCGATGTCTCGCGTCAACGCCGTAAGCCCCTCGGCCGGTTCGACGTTCTTTTCGTCCATGTAAAGGGCGCGGTTGATTTCGATCTGGAGGGTATGCACCCCCTGGGCGGGACGGCCGTAGTGGCGGGTGGTGAAGCCGCCCGCGTAGGGATCGTTCCGCCGCACCCGGTAGCCCATGCCGGCCAGGGCGCTCTCGGCGGTCTCGATGACCCGCGGCTTGCAGGATTTCCCGAAACGGTCGCCCAGCACCATGTCGACGCGCCGGAGGCCCGGATCGGCATCCATCGGGCCGCCCACCGACGGCATGGAATGGCAATCGACCAGCAGGCAGCAGCCGAACTTGGCCTTGGTACGGGCGATAAGGTCCCGCAGGGCCTGGTGGTAGGGCTCGTAGCAGGCGTGGATCAACTTGCGGGCGTCGGCGAAGCGCAGCCGTTCGCGGTAGATGGCCTCGCCGTTGGCGATCACCCGGGGGATGGTTCCCAGCCCCGCCACCACCCGCGGCGAGGTGGTGTTGACGAAGTCCGGCAGGGGATCGGCGAACATCGCCGGGTCCAGTTCCCAGGCTTCCCGGTTGGGGTCCACGTAGGCGCGCGGGAAGTGGGCCTTGAGCAGGGGGGCGCCGAAATCGGGAGCGGCGCCATAGATGTCGTCGATGAAGGCGTCCTCGGATCGGCGGATGGCCACGGCGTCGAGGCGCGACGCGGCCAGGAACTCGGGCGGATAGCGGCGGCCGCTGTGGGGCGAGGCGAAGACCACCGGCGCCGTCTGCTCGGACGGGGCGATCGTCTCCCAGGGCGGAACGTCGCGGAAGGGCACGGAACGCGGCACGGGGCTTTCTCCAGTCCTGGCACCGGGAAGTGTTACCGTCGGACCCGGCCGGGCGCAACCCGGAACTAAGGCCGAGGAGCGAGAAGCCGTTCGACCGTCTCCATCAGGTCGCGGGGACGGATGGGCTTGCCGAGCGTCGCCTCCGCATGGAAGTCCCCGGCCATCTCCAGGTAGGTGCGCGCCCCCATCTGCCCGCCGCCCGAGATGGCGATCACCGGCAGGCTCGGCCTTATCTTCTTCAGATCGAGGATCATCTCGATGCCATCCTTCTCCGGCATCAGGATGTCGGCGATGACCAGATCGTAGTCGTGTCCGGCCAA
Coding sequences:
- a CDS encoding response regulator — translated: MARILVVDDEEPIRYALRLALQASGHDVDEAEDGKRALKALAGHDYDLVIADILMPEKDGIEMILDLKKIRPSLPVIAISGGGQMGARTYLEMAGDFHAEATLGKPIRPRDLMETVERLLAPRP
- a CDS encoding N-formylglutamate amidohydrolase; translated protein: MPRSVPFRDVPPWETIAPSEQTAPVVFASPHSGRRYPPEFLAASRLDAVAIRRSEDAFIDDIYGAAPDFGAPLLKAHFPRAYVDPNREAWELDPAMFADPLPDFVNTTSPRVVAGLGTIPRVIANGEAIYRERLRFADARKLIHACYEPYHQALRDLIARTKAKFGCCLLVDCHSMPSVGGPMDADPGLRRVDMVLGDRFGKSCKPRVIETAESALAGMGYRVRRNDPYAGGFTTRHYGRPAQGVHTLQIEINRALYMDEKNVEPAEGLTALTRDIARLIAILTALPVESLRP